A genomic stretch from Streptomyces sp. QL37 includes:
- a CDS encoding M15 family metallopeptidase yields the protein MVLRGNSASGKSSVAQGLRDHYGRGVAIVGQDVIRRNVLREHDTARGANIALLGRIARQALDAGFHVVLEGILYADRYGHMITSLVRDHRGVSACYYLDVPLESTLVRHASKADAAYLEQVTDSHLTSWYRELDLLPGGLEAVIPVDSTLQETVARIVRDTDLIPAAGPPPQCKPSQGDCMNPLVLMSDPQVAAIPVRECGEPLVDVRDHDFRVDPRKHDPLGAFAHVREGVLARLKHARSLLPAGTDLLFIEGYRPLALQQRYFTAYRDELAAAHPDWAPAQLHQAASRYVSPPEIAPHSAGAAVDVTLVDQDGHELDLGTRVNSSPEESNGACFTHALNLSDQARHHRMLLLNAMASAGFTNYGTEFWHFSAADRYDALMRQEPHARYGPIELP from the coding sequence GTGGTGCTTCGCGGGAACTCGGCGTCGGGCAAGTCGAGCGTGGCCCAGGGGCTGCGAGATCACTACGGCCGCGGTGTCGCGATCGTGGGCCAGGACGTGATCCGCCGGAACGTGCTGCGCGAGCACGACACCGCGCGCGGCGCCAACATTGCCCTGCTCGGCAGGATCGCCCGCCAGGCCCTGGACGCCGGTTTTCACGTCGTGCTCGAAGGGATCCTGTACGCAGACCGCTACGGCCACATGATCACGTCGCTGGTACGGGACCACCGCGGCGTCTCGGCCTGCTACTACCTGGACGTGCCGCTGGAGTCGACGTTGGTACGGCATGCGTCGAAGGCGGACGCCGCGTATCTGGAGCAAGTCACCGACAGCCACCTCACCTCGTGGTACCGGGAGCTGGATCTGCTGCCCGGCGGGCTGGAAGCCGTGATCCCGGTCGACAGCACGCTGCAGGAAACCGTCGCCCGGATCGTGCGCGACACCGATCTGATCCCTGCCGCCGGCCCGCCACCGCAGTGCAAGCCTTCACAGGGAGACTGTATGAACCCTCTGGTGCTGATGTCCGATCCGCAGGTCGCGGCGATCCCGGTGCGCGAGTGCGGAGAGCCGCTCGTCGACGTGCGCGACCACGACTTCCGCGTCGACCCTCGCAAGCACGACCCGCTGGGCGCATTCGCCCACGTCCGTGAAGGCGTCCTCGCCCGGCTGAAGCATGCCCGTTCGCTCCTGCCCGCCGGCACCGACCTGCTGTTCATCGAGGGCTACCGGCCACTGGCGCTCCAACAGCGCTACTTCACCGCGTACCGCGACGAGCTGGCCGCCGCCCATCCCGACTGGGCACCTGCGCAGCTGCACCAGGCCGCCAGCCGGTACGTGTCTCCGCCGGAGATCGCGCCGCATTCCGCAGGCGCGGCCGTGGACGTGACCCTCGTCGACCAGGACGGCCACGAGCTCGACCTCGGCACCCGCGTCAACTCCTCCCCCGAGGAGAGCAACGGGGCCTGCTTTACGCACGCCCTGAACCTCAGCGACCAGGCGCGCCACCACCGGATGCTGCTGCTCAACGCCATGGCGAGTGCGGGCTTTACGAACTATGGAACCGAGTTCTGGCACTTCTCGGCAGCGGACCGGTACGACGCGCTGATGCGCCAGGAGCCGCACGCGCGCTACGGACCGATCGAACTGCCCTAG
- a CDS encoding NUDIX domain-containing protein — MSDDTQQTIRAVPSPSADNVPPEHHMHLLGRYYRHVEAGRKTTEVRVAAPNKREIEVGDTVVFHDRDTGRELDVIVHRITPYSSFEDLLRSEDTARIDPGGPPGELLANLRGIYPPDEEALGVLALAFDHRPARPGRPMPMTAEEYAQTVPHHTVYGCLYIRDAHDRPIQLRSVYGSRLWQFPGGNLDAPDEDPLQTAQREAVEETGLALGLDAPKLLLTHFMHAGSRLPLNKIGLIFDGGRLTAEQLGRIRLDPAEHDMWAVHDLATWQELMAPLAFARLDAVELARRGDGPTFLTTHT, encoded by the coding sequence ATGTCCGACGACACACAGCAGACGATCCGGGCCGTCCCGAGCCCGTCGGCCGACAACGTACCGCCCGAGCACCACATGCACCTGCTCGGGCGGTACTACCGCCACGTGGAAGCCGGCCGTAAGACGACCGAAGTGAGAGTGGCCGCCCCGAACAAGCGCGAAATCGAGGTCGGCGACACGGTCGTCTTCCACGACCGGGACACCGGGCGGGAACTCGACGTCATCGTGCATCGGATCACCCCGTACTCCTCCTTCGAGGACCTGCTCCGCTCGGAAGACACCGCTCGCATCGACCCGGGCGGGCCGCCCGGAGAGCTGCTCGCCAACCTCCGCGGCATCTACCCACCGGACGAGGAAGCCCTCGGCGTGCTCGCCCTTGCCTTCGACCACCGCCCCGCCCGGCCCGGCCGCCCCATGCCGATGACAGCCGAGGAGTACGCGCAGACCGTCCCCCACCACACGGTGTACGGCTGCCTGTACATCCGCGACGCGCACGACCGGCCCATCCAGCTCCGCTCGGTCTACGGCTCGAGACTCTGGCAGTTCCCCGGCGGCAACTTGGACGCCCCGGACGAGGACCCGCTGCAGACCGCTCAGCGCGAGGCGGTCGAGGAGACGGGCCTCGCACTCGGTCTGGACGCACCGAAGCTGCTTCTCACGCACTTCATGCACGCCGGTTCACGCCTGCCGTTGAACAAGATCGGGCTCATCTTCGACGGAGGTCGGCTGACCGCCGAGCAGCTCGGCCGGATCCGCCTCGACCCCGCCGAGCACGACATGTGGGCCGTCCACGACCTCGCGACCTGGCAGGAGCTGATGGCACCGCTCGCTTTCGCCCGTCTCGACGCCGTCGAACTCGCAAGGCGCGGTGACGGCCCCACCTTCCTGACCACTCACACCTGA
- a CDS encoding bifunctional class I SAM-dependent methyltransferase/NUDIX hydrolase: protein MPAEDTNTRAWQIYGQRQMARAYTPPVPDRLGWTPWEGIGPGADVLGDVAGRRVLDIGSGAGHHAVHLAQAHGARVTGIELSPTQHERAVSAHADVEGVEFVQADVTEYLAGAEPFDAAYAIGTLSFIDPHSSLPALRDGLRPGAPLILSLLHTDLHGRGPSTEVAPREQMILLRDDPPLPTQMWVLAPQLWEDLLTEYGFRVEAIELFPHPDESASVIQQLIRARRLPKRPARVSSRPRSTRAPAAHAAVGVGAILLSERGILLGRHNRGTLELPGGSVEAGETFEDAVIRELAEESGLVARRGDVRLLGTLVDHVEGGLRITVGALVHAWQGQPATQPEESVGDWAWYPLDQLPDGLFVCSAQILTSWRPSLPIDHPPVHFTTFAPAE, encoded by the coding sequence GTGCCCGCCGAGGACACCAACACCCGGGCCTGGCAGATCTACGGCCAGCGCCAAATGGCCCGCGCCTACACACCGCCCGTCCCCGACCGGCTCGGCTGGACGCCCTGGGAAGGGATCGGACCGGGAGCGGATGTCCTCGGCGATGTCGCCGGCCGCCGTGTCCTGGACATCGGCTCCGGGGCTGGACACCACGCCGTCCATCTCGCCCAGGCTCACGGAGCCCGCGTCACCGGCATCGAACTGTCCCCGACCCAGCACGAACGCGCAGTCTCCGCCCACGCGGACGTAGAGGGCGTGGAGTTCGTCCAGGCGGACGTGACCGAGTACCTGGCCGGAGCCGAGCCGTTCGACGCCGCGTACGCGATCGGGACGCTCTCCTTTATTGATCCGCACAGCTCGCTGCCGGCACTGCGCGACGGCCTGCGTCCCGGCGCACCTCTGATCCTCTCGCTCCTGCACACCGACCTGCACGGCCGCGGTCCGTCCACGGAAGTGGCACCGCGCGAGCAGATGATCCTGCTGCGCGACGACCCGCCCCTGCCGACGCAGATGTGGGTCCTGGCACCGCAGCTGTGGGAGGACCTGCTCACCGAATACGGCTTCCGAGTCGAGGCCATCGAGCTGTTCCCGCACCCCGACGAGAGCGCCTCGGTCATCCAGCAGCTCATCCGCGCCCGGCGCCTTCCCAAGCGGCCCGCGCGAGTCTCCAGCCGACCCCGCAGCACCCGAGCGCCGGCCGCCCACGCGGCCGTCGGCGTCGGCGCGATCCTGCTCAGCGAACGGGGCATCCTGCTGGGCCGGCACAACCGCGGAACACTCGAACTGCCCGGCGGCAGCGTAGAGGCCGGCGAAACCTTCGAAGACGCGGTCATCCGCGAGCTCGCCGAGGAATCCGGTCTGGTCGCTCGGCGCGGCGACGTGAGACTCCTGGGCACGCTTGTCGACCACGTCGAAGGTGGCCTGCGGATCACCGTCGGCGCGCTCGTCCACGCCTGGCAAGGACAACCGGCTACGCAGCCGGAGGAGAGCGTCGGCGACTGGGCGTGGTATCCGCTCGACCAGCTCCCCGACGGCCTGTTCGTCTGCAGCGCCCAGATCCTCACCTCCTGGCGGCCCAGCCTGCCCATCGACCACCCGCCGGTGCACTTCACCACCTTCGCCCCAGCGGAGTAG
- a CDS encoding NucA/NucB deoxyribonuclease domain-containing protein gives MPHLSMRRPISSDGAVGTGRLHDLEQTALRHKVPVEDVLLIAVNLYGITSAQDRHRARVNLRLVRRPDVAWQIIVPLNQPASPFRLRGDELSLNGEEYKVGVVAPPVTRIPPLLLGILGKMTRDIDMGDVWKKYFNKPDQLSEGQWDELVDACVESQGLSEAGCRKLPVFVVDGKRTPKIAINDKSAIDSGHPFYLHYLASSKGGSQNREFAGCGAAWGGPQSCDEYPFASTQEGGIGAQTMPVPFKPEQIIQRNDLGRFYASNKMGKGDPFLVTVINVKVKYGIYSAG, from the coding sequence ATGCCACATCTCTCCATGCGCCGGCCCATATCCTCGGACGGCGCCGTCGGCACCGGCCGATTGCATGATCTGGAGCAGACCGCCCTGCGCCACAAAGTCCCCGTCGAGGACGTGCTGCTGATCGCCGTCAACCTGTACGGGATCACTTCGGCCCAGGACCGTCACCGGGCCAGGGTCAACCTCCGCCTCGTGCGCCGCCCCGACGTTGCCTGGCAGATCATCGTTCCGCTGAACCAGCCGGCCAGCCCGTTCCGGCTCCGGGGTGACGAGCTGTCGCTGAACGGCGAGGAATACAAGGTGGGCGTAGTGGCTCCACCTGTCACCCGGATTCCACCACTCCTTTTGGGAATTCTTGGAAAAATGACCAGGGATATCGACATGGGTGACGTGTGGAAAAAATACTTCAATAAGCCGGACCAGCTTTCGGAAGGCCAATGGGATGAGCTTGTGGATGCGTGCGTTGAGTCTCAAGGGCTCAGCGAGGCTGGTTGCAGAAAACTTCCCGTCTTCGTTGTTGACGGAAAGCGAACCCCCAAGATAGCCATTAATGACAAGTCCGCTATCGATAGCGGCCACCCCTTCTACTTGCACTACTTGGCAAGTTCGAAGGGGGGTTCCCAGAATCGCGAGTTCGCTGGGTGCGGAGCGGCGTGGGGAGGGCCACAGAGTTGCGACGAGTACCCTTTTGCCAGTACACAGGAAGGGGGCATCGGCGCACAGACCATGCCAGTTCCATTCAAACCTGAGCAAATCATACAAAGAAACGACCTTGGACGCTTTTATGCATCCAATAAGATGGGCAAAGGTGATCCGTTCCTCGTCACGGTAATCAACGTTAAAGTCAAGTACGGGATTTACTCGGCAGGATAA
- a CDS encoding helix-turn-helix domain-containing protein produces the protein MPDQSSGSPHDPFSPDRIRATWSGTASVEDAARAFGMSRSKGYDLVRRGEFPCRVLPIGRAARVVTASLLRVLESGKPEYNEAISAHTNPT, from the coding sequence ATGCCCGACCAGAGCAGCGGATCGCCGCATGATCCATTCAGCCCAGATCGCATACGCGCCACCTGGAGTGGTACCGCGAGTGTCGAAGACGCCGCCCGAGCATTTGGCATGTCGAGGTCGAAGGGCTACGACCTTGTGCGCCGCGGAGAGTTCCCTTGCCGTGTGCTGCCGATCGGCCGCGCAGCACGAGTCGTTACCGCCTCGCTCCTCCGCGTCCTCGAGAGCGGTAAACCCGAGTACAACGAAGCCATCAGCGCGCACACCAACCCAACCTGA
- a CDS encoding HNH endonuclease family protein yields MIKHFVRGFTAFSLSIVPLVVSVPAQAVQAPQSLRAAEVTTLADAVGRVAVEDENRTGYTRSSFKHWNSGDLADGCNTRNEVLLAEATVAPAVASGCKLTGGSWLSYYDGQEVTDPGALDIDHMVPLAEAWDSGASAWSAARREAYANDQGAAVSLVAVTARTNRQKADQDPAQWLPPAPEAHCRYVGEWVATKLRWQLAADTTELDALKVLAEGPCEDSVVSYTPAP; encoded by the coding sequence GTGATCAAGCACTTTGTGCGCGGCTTCACCGCGTTTTCTCTCTCCATCGTTCCTCTCGTCGTCTCCGTACCCGCGCAGGCTGTCCAGGCTCCCCAGAGTCTGCGGGCCGCAGAGGTGACCACGCTCGCCGATGCTGTCGGCCGTGTCGCGGTTGAAGACGAGAACCGCACCGGTTACACCCGCAGTTCCTTCAAGCACTGGAACTCTGGCGACCTGGCTGATGGGTGCAACACTCGTAACGAGGTGTTGCTGGCCGAGGCGACGGTTGCCCCTGCGGTGGCCTCTGGGTGCAAGCTGACTGGCGGCAGCTGGCTGTCGTACTACGACGGCCAGGAGGTCACCGACCCCGGCGCCCTGGACATCGACCACATGGTCCCCCTCGCTGAGGCTTGGGACTCAGGTGCTTCTGCCTGGTCGGCGGCCCGGCGTGAGGCGTACGCGAACGATCAGGGCGCGGCGGTGTCGCTGGTCGCGGTGACGGCTCGTACGAACCGTCAGAAGGCCGACCAGGACCCCGCCCAGTGGCTCCCGCCGGCCCCGGAGGCGCACTGCCGGTACGTGGGGGAGTGGGTGGCCACCAAGCTCCGCTGGCAGCTGGCCGCCGACACCACGGAATTGGACGCGCTGAAGGTACTCGCCGAGGGCCCTTGCGAAGACAGCGTTGTGTCGTACACCCCTGCCCCGTAG
- a CDS encoding IS110 family transposase, which produces MPELWAGTDAGKAAHHCTVIDTDGTKVLSRRVPNNEPELLELIGDVLALAKESPVTWAVDLNAGGGALLIALLASHGQRLLYNPGRTVHHASRGYRGDGKTDAKDAYVIADQTRMRRDLQPLQEWDEIAVDLKILTARRYDLAADRTRAINRMRAQLLEYFPALERTFDYAASKAALILLTGYQTPAGLRRVGPSRLTTWLKNRKVRGAQAMADAAVAAAQAQQTAVAGESTAAAVVNTLARTVLAVDEEIADIDARIAARFREHRHAEVILSMPGMGPLLGAEFIACTGGDMDAFGSAGRLAGVAGLAPVPRDSGRISGNMRRPHRYHRRLLRVFYLSAQIAARFCPTSKIFYDRERNEGKSHKQAILALARRRLDVLWALIRDQRTFKAQPPQHELATGSLSA; this is translated from the coding sequence GTGCCCGAGCTCTGGGCGGGGACGGATGCCGGCAAGGCCGCGCATCACTGCACGGTGATCGACACGGACGGGACGAAGGTGCTCTCACGCCGGGTTCCCAACAACGAGCCCGAGCTCCTGGAGCTGATAGGCGACGTCCTCGCACTGGCTAAGGAAAGCCCGGTGACCTGGGCCGTCGACCTGAACGCCGGCGGAGGCGCACTGCTGATCGCTCTCCTGGCCAGCCATGGCCAGCGGCTGCTCTACAACCCTGGCCGAACCGTCCACCACGCCTCCCGTGGCTACCGCGGCGACGGCAAGACCGACGCGAAGGACGCCTACGTCATCGCCGATCAGACACGGATGCGCCGGGACCTGCAGCCGTTGCAGGAGTGGGACGAGATCGCGGTGGACCTGAAGATCCTCACCGCCCGCCGCTACGACCTCGCCGCCGACCGCACCCGCGCCATCAACCGAATGCGGGCACAGCTGCTGGAGTACTTCCCGGCCCTGGAGCGGACCTTCGACTACGCCGCCTCCAAAGCCGCACTCATCCTCCTGACCGGCTACCAGACCCCGGCCGGTCTGCGCCGGGTGGGCCCGAGCCGGCTCACGACCTGGCTGAAGAACCGCAAAGTCCGTGGCGCCCAGGCCATGGCCGATGCTGCCGTCGCCGCGGCGCAAGCCCAGCAGACCGCCGTGGCCGGAGAGAGCACAGCCGCCGCCGTGGTGAACACCCTGGCCCGGACGGTCCTGGCAGTGGACGAAGAGATCGCCGACATCGACGCACGGATCGCGGCCCGTTTCCGAGAGCACCGGCATGCGGAGGTGATCCTCAGCATGCCTGGCATGGGCCCGTTGCTGGGGGCGGAGTTCATCGCCTGCACCGGCGGGGACATGGACGCCTTCGGCAGTGCAGGACGCCTCGCCGGCGTCGCCGGACTCGCACCGGTCCCACGGGACTCCGGTCGCATCAGCGGCAACATGCGCCGACCGCACCGGTACCATCGCCGACTCCTACGCGTCTTCTACCTCTCCGCTCAGATCGCCGCCCGTTTCTGCCCCACCTCGAAGATCTTCTACGACCGCGAGAGGAACGAGGGAAAGAGCCACAAGCAGGCGATCCTCGCCCTCGCTCGCCGCCGCCTTGACGTCCTGTGGGCCCTCATACGTGATCAGCGGACCTTCAAAGCCCAGCCACCTCAGCATGAACTCGCTACCGGATCCCTGTCGGCGTGA
- a CDS encoding SAM-dependent methyltransferase, with product MASGEKPQSRRPIDTNTPSVARMYDYLLGGSQHYEVDRNATTDLLRIAPSTQQLARSNRDFLRRVVRVLAQDMNIRQFLDHGSGLPTLDNVHEVVQRITPDAKVAYVDNDPMVLAHGRTQLHENDNVMVIDQDMRETERIRSATDDFFDWTQPVAALFVSVLHCLPDTDDERDPAALIKRVAAELPAGSYMVICQLVSDDTGVRDRVTRLMADATHNRWGRVRERHEVRQYFDGMTIIDPPGLVDVIDWQPDHPTPPKHLRPTDWVEWGGVAKIEA from the coding sequence ATGGCCTCCGGGGAGAAACCCCAATCTCGTCGCCCCATCGACACGAACACCCCCAGCGTCGCCCGCATGTACGACTACCTCTTAGGAGGCAGCCAGCACTACGAAGTCGACCGTAACGCCACCACCGATCTGCTCAGGATCGCGCCGAGCACTCAGCAACTGGCGCGCAGCAATCGGGACTTCCTGCGCAGGGTGGTCCGAGTCCTCGCCCAGGACATGAACATCCGGCAGTTCCTCGACCACGGCTCGGGACTGCCCACCCTGGACAACGTCCACGAAGTCGTCCAGCGCATCACCCCGGACGCCAAGGTCGCCTACGTCGACAACGACCCCATGGTCCTCGCCCACGGCCGCACGCAACTACACGAGAACGACAACGTCATGGTCATCGACCAGGACATGCGTGAGACGGAGAGGATCCGCTCCGCCACCGATGATTTTTTCGACTGGACCCAGCCGGTCGCGGCCCTGTTCGTATCCGTCCTGCACTGCCTTCCCGACACAGACGACGAGCGTGACCCCGCAGCCCTGATAAAGCGTGTAGCGGCCGAACTCCCTGCCGGCAGCTATATGGTCATCTGCCAGCTCGTCAGCGACGACACAGGAGTCAGGGACAGAGTCACCCGCCTCATGGCCGACGCAACCCACAACAGGTGGGGCCGAGTGCGGGAGCGCCACGAGGTCCGCCAGTACTTCGACGGCATGACCATCATCGACCCGCCTGGCCTCGTCGACGTCATCGACTGGCAGCCCGACCATCCAACGCCGCCAAAGCACCTGCGCCCCACCGACTGGGTCGAGTGGGGCGGCGTCGCCAAAATCGAGGCGTAA
- a CDS encoding DUF5753 domain-containing protein → MAAARHWQSDPESSVLALPSAGAERPAAQLLGEELRRHRERRGLTLEAASRAIRGSTSKMSRLERGESPAKPRDVYDLATFYGLTRQDLGLIEQLLAQASNSEWYERFADVTPSFLKRLIRMEGRAEEITIFENQVVPGLLQTERYAEALIRMMEANPVSEAEIARIVALRMGRKIIFGQDLPRITVVLDETVLQRRRGSADVMREQMEHLLTAAGMPKLNLRIISKDAVSPPMAITYLQFPDHVPGDLAYLENIEGATYATKQRSLDNYRKVLSEARDNALGRNESLKEIELAAQEWAKRAAQER, encoded by the coding sequence ATGGCCGCCGCTCGTCACTGGCAGTCAGATCCTGAGTCGTCGGTTCTTGCTCTGCCGTCAGCGGGCGCCGAGCGCCCTGCCGCGCAGCTTCTGGGTGAAGAGCTGCGCCGGCACCGGGAGCGCCGGGGCCTCACTCTGGAGGCGGCGTCGCGGGCCATCCGGGGATCGACGTCGAAGATGAGTCGGCTGGAGCGCGGGGAGAGCCCAGCCAAGCCGCGCGACGTGTATGACCTCGCCACCTTCTACGGCTTGACCCGACAGGATTTGGGTCTCATCGAGCAGCTTCTGGCCCAAGCGTCGAACTCGGAGTGGTACGAGCGGTTCGCCGATGTGACGCCCAGCTTCTTGAAGCGCCTGATCCGTATGGAGGGGCGTGCTGAGGAGATCACGATCTTCGAGAACCAGGTGGTGCCCGGCTTGCTGCAGACCGAGCGCTACGCCGAGGCGCTGATCAGGATGATGGAGGCCAACCCGGTCTCGGAGGCGGAGATCGCACGCATCGTTGCGCTGCGGATGGGACGGAAGATCATCTTCGGCCAGGACCTGCCTCGGATCACTGTTGTGCTGGACGAGACTGTTCTGCAGCGAAGGCGAGGCAGCGCCGACGTTATGCGTGAGCAGATGGAACATCTGCTCACCGCGGCCGGGATGCCGAAGTTGAACTTGCGGATCATCAGTAAGGACGCGGTGTCTCCGCCGATGGCCATCACCTATCTCCAGTTCCCGGACCATGTCCCAGGTGATCTCGCCTACCTGGAGAACATCGAGGGCGCGACCTACGCGACGAAGCAGCGCTCGCTGGACAACTACCGCAAGGTGCTGTCCGAAGCCCGTGACAACGCACTGGGACGCAACGAAAGCCTCAAGGAGATAGAGCTCGCAGCTCAGGAGTGGGCGAAGCGAGCCGCCCAAGAGCGGTGA
- a CDS encoding DUF397 domain-containing protein gives MIANGMQADQISGVSWRKARASLNNGNCVEVASLPEGSVAVRNSRFPQGPALVFSKAELAAFLDGAKREEFDDFAA, from the coding sequence ATGATCGCGAATGGAATGCAGGCGGACCAGATCTCCGGGGTGTCCTGGAGGAAGGCCCGGGCGAGCCTCAATAACGGGAACTGTGTCGAAGTGGCTTCCCTTCCGGAGGGGAGTGTGGCTGTGCGGAACTCCCGGTTTCCGCAGGGGCCTGCTCTGGTGTTCAGCAAGGCGGAGTTGGCTGCGTTTCTCGACGGTGCGAAGCGGGAGGAGTTTGACGACTTTGCCGCGTAA